A stretch of the Uranotaenia lowii strain MFRU-FL chromosome 3, ASM2978415v1, whole genome shotgun sequence genome encodes the following:
- the LOC129758720 gene encoding uncharacterized protein CG7065-like isoform X2: MPIVDAEQFRTSTAPKVVKIQMDIAPGEPVPPGMENEVKPVAQLQATIDKFKSGPMVGLEYIMELTSSCAKEPSYQCILCDKKGDPRTVMVHITSFTHRMKFLEKHYPTVINELAPFRAQRGALVKEILNRAIQTVCEAIEDHHGRLTPNVHESNDYYRNKMKYLQEVLFDKHFDERTGPKFVEVIDKKLLQEQLDASGGGGPRILEKDPSPPVVAAPQRKARSGRADRKSLDSISSIDSVQSISSGESKSKTRIVPPREGGGGGVVGFDSSIFPRRVYHPASYRDFDSRRSPDPSRRSPESRRSVDRRPGSPLRRNSSERRRSPNRRRSPLPFRRSPIERHRSRSPRRHRSPPPRRRPSPFRPSRRSPPPRRRRSRTPEKEVRSAVPTPKELAIQASAIAHERYKWEKYRCSLEIAVTLLEKTYKEHEKNPEKHPLYPEEWKKFWNRRYKELQAEKKDPSKHDFKPEWIEYWTKRMKDLHNEDIEKKKQELKKKLNLPNEEDDKLSSLKEQYILKVSQKKKSNTEPIESSEDEAMSSRPRRVSRSPISDAELDCDSRHSRKRTTSRERERERDRDRDRERHRSSSYAAQDNYDDWAKNYYGPNKKVFVRNELNVEDSTPLNFVAVCRLLTALEDHLGSLGPKVIDLLSKSLALEKVKANSADDLLLNEDNCMFLETVKEKLKGHLMADMLEKHKIVPVKKAIKNIASLLHEASKKEKMIPIVENMGEAPTLPTTESGTLDKAAIAAKLAANLVAQGKTDFTAEELEQLINVYVAMAQASKEKEKPLTTSSFLYEGGPSKRPDNKADRRDDSHSKDSSDNVESNALEGLTDSDLQTLLQNFKDLSNEEQLHLISHLKKLEKTDPLRVEKLRRYVNLDDEPSGNDPRKDYYDDLDDDQHYQNVREFDDVQPDDSDIGNPDIRNPIKSLVSGGYRSPDPYSQKKLLDSEDEDDYSYDDVVRAASKNLPPSSNKPSTSSATPRNDFMSDNYDASSNFSRTSNDYNSQKEMQNTISNMMSSLPKSNFGQAQNYNNPINTIGQMPGEPRKQSSIYDNHPNPVYGNQIPVAVRPPTAPTEPFMNQNRPQFAPIQTANTSMNSMPYYYQQQMRAQQQNAQPTQQQQQQQMRMGYPGVPGGGQFGGQAGMPPGPNGQNPYMWQQQQQQQQQAPPQGGAPQYPYGNNFY, translated from the exons ATGCCAATCGTGGATGCCGAACAATTTCGGACCTCCACCGCGCCGAAGGTGGTGAAGA TCCAAATGGACATTGCCCCGGGAGAGCCGGTTCCACCGGGCATGGAGAACGAGGTTAAGCCCGTTGCCCAGCTGCAGGCCACGATCGACAAGTTCAAGTCCGGCCCGATGGTCGGGCTGGAGTACATCATGGAGCTGACGTCCAGCTGCGCCAAGGAACCCAGCTACCAGTGTATACTGTGCGACAAAAAGGGCGATCCCCGCACCGTGATGGTTCACATCACCAGCTTCACCCACCGTATGAAGTTTTTG gaAAAGCACTACCCAACCGTGATCAACGAGTTGGCTCCGTTCCGGGCCCAGAGGGGTGCTCTGGTCAAGGAAATCCTGAACCGTGCAATTCAAACGGTATGCGAAGCCATCGAGGACCACCACGGCCGGTTGACGCCGAATGTGCATGAATCCAACGACTATTACCGGAACAAGATGAAGTACCTACAGGAAGTGCTGTTCGATAAGCACTTTGACGAACGTACTGGACCCAAGTTTGTCGAGGTGATCGACAAGAAGCTGCTCCAGGAACAGCTGGATGCAAGCGGCGGAGGCGGACCGAGAATTCTGGAAAAAGATCCATCCCCTCCGGTTGTTGCCGCACCGCAGAGGAAAGCCCGTTCCGGTCGAGCCGATCGTAAAAGTTTGGACTCGATCTCAAGCATTGATTCGGTGCAGAGTATCTCTTCTGG GGAATCCAAAAGCAAAACACGAATTGTACCTCCGAGGGAAGGTGGTGGCGGTGGCGTCGTTGGTTTCGATTCATCTATTTTTCCACGTCGCGTTTATCATCCAGCGTCCTATCGCGATTTCGACTCGAGACGTAGTCCGGACCCATCCAGACGCAGTCCAGAAAGCCGTCGCAGTGTGGACCGCCGGCCAGGTTCTCCGTTACGTCGTAACAGTTCCGAGCGCCGTAGAAGTCCAAACCGACGCAGAAGTCCGTTGCCGTTCCGTCGCAGCCCAATCGAGCGGCATCGTAGCCGCAGTCCACGTCGACATCGTTCACCCCCGCCAAGGCGTCGCCCGTCTCCCTTCCGACCTTCCAGGCGGTCTCCGCCTCCACGAAGGCGAAGATCGAGAACTCCAGAAAAAGAGGTACGCAGCGCCGTCCCAACACCGAAGGAGCTGGCTATACAAGCTTCGGCAATCGCTCACGAACGCTACAAGTGGGAAAAGTATCGCTGCTCTCTGGAGATCGCCGTTACATTGCTAGAGAAGACTTACAAGGAACACGAGAAAAATCCCGAGAAGCATCCTCTCTACCCGGAAGAATGGAAAAAGTTTTGGAACCGGCGCTACAAAGAACTCCAGGCTGAAAAGAAGGATCCTTCAAAGCATGATTTTAAACCCGAGTGGATAGAGTACTGGACAAAGCGCATGAAAGACTTGCATAACGAAgatattgaaaagaaaaagcAGGAACTCAAGAAAAAGTTAAACCTTCCCAACGAGGAAGATGATAAGCTAAGCTCGCTTAAAGAGCAGTACATACTTAAAGTTTCTCAGAAGAAAAAATCCAACACGGAGCCAATCGAATCGAGCGAGGACGAAGCCATGAGCTCTAGACCGAGACGTGTGTCACGAAGTCCGATCAGCGATGCCGAGCTAGATTGTGATTCTCGACACAGCCGCAAAAGAACCACCAGCCGGGAAAGGGAGCGAGAAAGAGATCGCGATCGGGATCGTGAACGTCATCGTTCTTCATCGTACGCAGCGCAGGACAACTACGACGACTGGGCCAAGAATTACTACGGTCCCAACAAGAAGGTGTTTGTTCGTAATGAACTGAACGTCGAGGATTCCACCCCGCTCAATTTCGTGGCCGTGTGCCGTTTGCTTACGGCTCTGGAAGATCACCTGGGTAGTTTGGGTCCAAAGGTGATCGATCTGTTGTCCAAATCGCTAGCTCTGGAGAAGGTAAAAGCTAACAGCGCGGACGATTTACTGTTGAACGAAGACAACTGTATGTTCTTGGAGActgttaaagaaaaattgaaaggtCATTTGATGGCTGACATGCTGGAAAAGCACAAGATTGTACCGGTAAAGAAAGCTATCAAAAACATTGCCAGTCTGTTGCATGAAGCGTCCAAAAAGGAAAAGATGATACCGATTGTTGAGAACATGGGTGAAGCGCCAACACTCCCGACAACTGAATCAGGCACTCTGGACAAGGCAGCGATTGCAGCAAAACTGGCTGCCAACTTGGTAGCTCAAGGCAAAACAGACTTTACCGCGGAAGAGTTGGAGCAGCTCATTAATGTTTATGTGGCCATGGCCCAAGCATCGAAGGAAAAAGAAAAGCCTCTCACGACAAGCAGTTTTCTCTACGAAGGTGGTCCATCAAAACGACCTGATAACAAAGCAGATCGTAGAGATGACAGCCATTCCAAGGATAGCTCTGATAACGTCGAATCCAATGCCCTGGAAGGTTTAACCGATTCCGATTTACAAACGCTGCTTCAGAATTTCAAAGACCTTTCCAACGAAGAGCAGTTACACTTAATATCACATctcaaaaaacttgaaaaaaccgATCCACTGAGGGTGGAAAAACTTCGTAGATATGTGAATTTGGACGATGAACCGTCCGGTAATGACCCGAGGAAAGACTACTACGACGACCTCGATGACGATCAGCACTACCAAAACGTTCGGGAGTTTGACGATGTTCAACCGGACGACTCTGACATTGGCAATCCTGACATTCGAAATCCTATCAAATCTTTGGTATCTGGAGGCTACAGAAGTCCCGATCCGTACAGTCAGAAAAAGTTGCTCGATTCAGAAGACGAAGACGATTACAGCTATGACGATGTTGTTCGGGCCGCCTCTAAAAATCTACCCCCTTCCAGCAACAAACCCAGCACCAGCTCAGCAACTCCACGTAACGACTTCATGAGCGACAATTACGATGCCAGCTCAAACTTTTCTCGCACTAGTAACGATTACAACAGCCAGAAGGAAATGCAAAACACTATCTCCAATATGATGAGTTCCCTGCCGAAATCCAACTTCGGGCAGGCACAAAACTACAACAACCCGATCAACACCATCGGCCAAATGCCCGGCGAACCACGAAAACAATCTTCTATTTACGATAACCATCCGAATCCGGTCTACGGAAATCAAATCCCGGTCGCAGTAAGACCTCCCACAGCACCAACAGAACCGTTTATGAACCAAAATCGACCACAATTCGCACCGATCCAGACGGCCAACACCAGCATGAACAGCATGCCCTACTACTATCAACAGCAGATGCGTGCCCAGCAGCAAAATGCTCAACCaactcaacagcagcagcagcagcagatgcGAATGGGCTATCCGGGTGTTCCCGGAGGTGGTCAGTTCGGTGGTCAAGCTGGTATGCCGCCTGGACCCAACGGCCAGAACCCCTACATGtggcaacagcagcagcaacaacagcaacaagcACCACCGCAGGGAGGTGCCCCGCAGTACCCATATGGTAACAACTTCTATTAG
- the LOC129758722 gene encoding protein suppressor of white apricot-like — translation MSSGSGEGSRLGHHHLQNNNGESGILRHKGHFHHHHHHRDGYGADNFADLLVFGYSCKVFRDDDKARFIDQGRHLIPWMGDNQLKIDRYDARGALHDLSQHEPPPGGYGNRIDCLPPAEQRAEQLCEEERYHSLYTNEVEEEIAQEEAAKRASAAGAEIAFNYDDPQGTGEDGTGSPTVGPKPPEAGEEDDSLDPPFVAPANFEIPHDLERPDTMKEHAIIEKTAKFIASQDSQMEILLKAKQAANPQFDFLNAGGHLYRYYRHVLMAVKTNQYPEEVPEEELNGLEAEPVESAVESIAEIPIPVPAIKYKPSVDCAYTQLISKITGAPIPSNPTSDSEGSKSPINPGLLKFSNPEGNQKHTENPVEKKTVPTGLAGLVQYNSDSDESGNDHEEVRKAEAAPKIERRKITFSGAVPPEIFQHVIEKTATYVVKNGYSFEEALRTKNDARFLFLRKDHEFYPYYAFRVRFLTDPYEEVRESPEKVTITREIENGTVVEMPSIGIKTVNIAPQPVPAPVPLIQATKPGGAVCFSIKNKDEGAKSISSSVVQELGGVDEEEANTAKKDDVASTDPEPVKEANRETVTEEEITQIEQSTTPTPVPPPAVLDNDSGKGLKIPLDEIKAQLPLDLIEPGGSKDQKRLEDRIKDKLATAARDKMAMIAKEKQLQLERKKKASMFLSLINKGEPAKTDDRESPTQQQSSSPELTEPSSYVDVAKNGVEKSENHQAEQRATDHDEDEEDEDDNDDSSEMSVHSIPSHSPSPSLNQIDSSAEDDVVLVEEPVERPSRSRSRSLSRTESGSRKRKHKHKSKTSSSSSSKKSKKKKSKSASRSPSRSRNKAAKSKRKRTRSSRSRSKCSERSRSRSLSSKKKKKKSKKKDHKHRKSSRSSSSSRQQQEQRHHHNHHSYKSSHQSSSHGWEDEREDQVEPAVDYLSEERWKMLQYDL, via the exons ATGAGTTCTGGAAGCGGCGAAGGCAGTCGGCTGGGGCATCATCATCTCCAGAACAACAACGGCGAATCGGGAATACTGCGGCACAAGGGACActtccatcatcatcatcaccatcggGACGGATACGGAGCGGACAACTTTGCCGATCTGCTCGTGTTCGGGTACAGCTGCAAGGTGTTCCGGGATGACGACAAGGCGCGCTTCATCGACCAGGGCCGGCATCTGATTCCGTGGATGGGCGACAATCAGTTGAAGATAGACAG ATACGACGCCCGGGGAGCGCTGCACGATCTGAGCCAACACGAGCCACCTCCAGGGGGATACGGCAACCGGATCGATTGTCTACCGCCGGCGGAACAGCGAGCGGAGCAGCTCTGCGAAGAGGAACGGTACCACAGTCTGTACACCAACGAGGTCGAGGAAGAGATCGCACAGG AGGAAGCAGCGAAACGCGCCTCCGCAGCCGGTGCCGAGATAGCCTTCAACTACGATGATCCGCAGGGCACCGGAGAGGATGGCACCGGATCGCCAACGGTCGGTCCCAAACCGCCGGAAGCGGGCGAAGAGGACGACAGCTTGGATCCGCCGTTCGTTGCTCCCGCGAACTTCGAGATTCCGCACGACCTGGAACGGCCCGACACCATGAAGGAGCACGCCATCATCGAGAAGACGGCTAAATTTATCGCTTCCCAGGATTCTCAGATGGAGATTCTGCTCAAAGCCAAACAGGCCGCCAATCCACAGTTTGACTTCCTGAACGCGGGTGGGCATCTGTATCGATACTATCGGCACGTCTTGATGGCCGTTAAAACCAACCAATATCCGGAGGAGGTTCCGGAAGAAG AATTAAACGGCTTAGAAGCTGAACCGGTGGAATCGGCAGTCGAAAGCATTGCCGAGATACCGATTCCCGTTCCTGCCATCAAATATAAACCGTCGGTGGACTGCGCTTACACCCAGCTTATCAGTAAAATAACGGGTGCCCCGATTCCTAGCAATCCAACCAGCGACAGTGAAGGATCGAAATCGCCCATCAATCCAGGTCTCCTAAAGTTTTCGAATCCAGagggcaatcaaaaacatactGAGAATCCGGTGGAGAAAAAAACGGTCCCCACTGGTTTGGCGGGTCTGGTACAGTACAATTCCGACAGCGATGAAAGTGGGAACGATCACGAGGAAGTTCGCAAGGCGGAAGCAGCTCCCAAGATTGAAAGGCGGAAGATCACGTTTAGTGGCGCCGTTCCTCCGGAGATTTTTCAACACGTGATTGAAAAAACGGCTACATACGTAGTGAAGAATGGGTACAGTTTCGAGGaagcgttgaggaccaaaaacgATGCCCGGTTTCTGTTCCTTCGGAAAGATCATGAATTTTATCCGTATTACGCATTTCGAGTACGCTTCTTGACGGATCCGTACGAGGAAGTACGGGAGAGCCCGGAAAAGGTGACCATTACCCGTGAGATTGAAAACGGTACCGTGGTAGAAATGCCGAGCATTGGAATCAAAACGGTTAACATCGCTCCGCAACCAGTTCCTGCTCCGGTGCCGCTGATTCAAGCCACCAAACCTGGTGGAGCGGTatgtttttctataaaaaataaaGACGAAGGAGCTAAATCGATTAGCTCCAGTGTAGTTCAAGAGCTTGGTGGCGTCGATGAGGAGGAAGCTAACACCGCTAAAAAGGACGATGTGGCTTCAACTGACCCAGAACCGGTAAAAGAAGCTAATCGAGAAACGGTGACTGAAGAGGAGATAACACAGATTGAACAATCCACAACTCCAACACCCGTTCCACCACCAGCTGTGCTAGACAATGATTCAGGAAAAGG tttaaaaatacCACTCGACGAAATCAAGGCTCAACTCCCGCTTGATTTAATTGAACCCGGTGGCTCCAAGGACCAGAAACGACTAGAAGATCGCATCAAAGACAAACTGGCAACAGCTGCTCGTGATAAAATGGCCATGATTGCAAAAGAGAAACAACTACAGTTGGAACGTAAGAAAAAAGCTAGCATGTTCCTCAGTTTGATCAACAAAGGCGAACCGGCTAAAACGGACGATCGAGAGTCCCCTACGCAGCAGCAAAGTTCGAGTCCTGAACTTACAGAACCTTCAAGTTACGTTGATGTGGCTAAAAACGGTGTCGAAAAAAGCGAAAATCACCAAGCAGAACAGCGCGCCACGGATCATGACGAAGATGAAGAAGACGAAGACGACAATGACGACAGTTCCGAAATGTCCGTTCACTCAATACCTTCCCACTCGCCTAGTCCCAGTCTGAATCAAATTGACTCAAGTGCCGAGGACGACGTGGTACTTGTTGAAGAACCAGTCGAACGACCTTCACGATCTCGCAGCAGGTCTCTTTCCCGGACTGAGAGTGGCTCCCGGAAGCGGAAGCACAAACATAAAAGcaaaaccagcagcagcagtagcagcaaaaaatctaaaaagaaGAAATCTAAAAGTGCCAGTCGAAGCCCAAGTCGGAGTCGCAACAAGGCGGCCAAGTCCAAACGAAAGCGAACCCGTAGCAGCCGTTCCCGGTCTAAGTGTTCTGAACGATCCCGCAGCCGATCCCTTTCGtccaagaaaaagaaaaagaagagcAAAAAGAAGGACCACAAGCATCGAAAATCGTCCCGATCGTCGTCTTCATCTAGGCAGCAGCAGGAACAGCGGCACCATCATAATCACCACTCCTATAAATCCAGTCACCAGTCGTCGTCACATGGCTGGGAGGATGAGCGGGAAGATCAGGTGGAGCCTGCAGTGGACTACTTGAGTGAGGAACGCTGGAAAATGTTACAGTACGACTTGTAA
- the LOC129758734 gene encoding inositol oxygenase-like, which produces MRIIVEEHPNLLDVSELLRPEKKFADKEVSQFRDYSIDENDPLKERVRRTYKLMHTHQTVDFVKGRHEDWLKFDHFRATIREALEKLNDLVDESDPDLDLPNIIHAFQTAERAREEYPEWDWLHLTGLIHDLGKVMAFYGEPQWAVVGDTFPVGCDWGQSIVYREESFVDNVDGKNSKYNTKYGKYQPNCGLERLTMSWGHDEYLYRVLVHNKSTLPPQALNMIRYHSFYPWHSGGDYAHLTTDKDEETKRWVLLFNRYDLYTKCTKIPDLEALWPYYQSLIDKYIPGEIEW; this is translated from the exons ATGCGTATTATTGTGGAAGAG CACCCCAATCTGTTGGATGTTTCGGAGTTACTAAGGCCGGAGAAAAAGTTCGCCGACAAAGAGGTGTCTCAGTTCCGAGATTACAGTATCGACGAGAATGACCCGTTAAAGGAACGTGTTCGGCGAACCTACAAACTGATGCATACTCACCAGACGGTGGATTTCGTTAAAG GTCGCCACGAAGACTGGCTCAAATTCGACCATTTCCGGGCAACGATTCGGGAAGCACTGGAGAAGCTCAATGATCTGGTCGATGAATCCGACCCGGATCTGGACCTACCCAACATCATTCATGCGTTCCAGACTGCCGAACGAGCTCGGGAGGAATACCCGGAGTGGGACTGGCTGCACTTGACCGGCCTTATCCATGATCTGGGCAAGGTGATGGCCTTCTACGGGGAGCCACAGTGGGCCGTGGTCGGAGATACCTTCCCGGTCGGGTGCGACTGGGGTCAGAGTATCGTCTATCGGGAGGAAAGTTTCGTGGACAATGTCGACGGCAAGAATTCCAAATACAA CACCAAATACGGAAAGTACCAACCCAACTGCGGTCTGGAGCGGTTAACAATGTCCTGGGGTCACGACGAATACCTGTACCGGGTGTTGGTGCACAACAAGAGTACTCTGCCGCCTCAGGCTCTGAACATGATCCGGTACCATTCGTTCTACCCATGGCATTCGGGTGGAGACTACGCTCATCTGACCACGGACAAGGACGAGGAAACCAAACGATGGGTCTTGCTTTTTAA TCGTTACGATTTGTATACCAAATGTACGAAGATACCGGACTTGGAGGCGCTGTGGCCGTATTACCAGAGCTTGATCGACAAATACATTCCTGGAGAGATTGAATGGTGA
- the LOC129758720 gene encoding uncharacterized protein CG7065-like isoform X1, with product MADSPVEIEDDNVIAKTKTEQDVEEHVLGSTVQLSDGTQGRVFSRSGRNKEGQIVYSCHLCGVANLPGERVLQTHIAGRKHQSRLSMPIVDAEQFRTSTAPKVVKIQMDIAPGEPVPPGMENEVKPVAQLQATIDKFKSGPMVGLEYIMELTSSCAKEPSYQCILCDKKGDPRTVMVHITSFTHRMKFLEKHYPTVINELAPFRAQRGALVKEILNRAIQTVCEAIEDHHGRLTPNVHESNDYYRNKMKYLQEVLFDKHFDERTGPKFVEVIDKKLLQEQLDASGGGGPRILEKDPSPPVVAAPQRKARSGRADRKSLDSISSIDSVQSISSGESKSKTRIVPPREGGGGGVVGFDSSIFPRRVYHPASYRDFDSRRSPDPSRRSPESRRSVDRRPGSPLRRNSSERRRSPNRRRSPLPFRRSPIERHRSRSPRRHRSPPPRRRPSPFRPSRRSPPPRRRRSRTPEKEVRSAVPTPKELAIQASAIAHERYKWEKYRCSLEIAVTLLEKTYKEHEKNPEKHPLYPEEWKKFWNRRYKELQAEKKDPSKHDFKPEWIEYWTKRMKDLHNEDIEKKKQELKKKLNLPNEEDDKLSSLKEQYILKVSQKKKSNTEPIESSEDEAMSSRPRRVSRSPISDAELDCDSRHSRKRTTSRERERERDRDRDRERHRSSSYAAQDNYDDWAKNYYGPNKKVFVRNELNVEDSTPLNFVAVCRLLTALEDHLGSLGPKVIDLLSKSLALEKVKANSADDLLLNEDNCMFLETVKEKLKGHLMADMLEKHKIVPVKKAIKNIASLLHEASKKEKMIPIVENMGEAPTLPTTESGTLDKAAIAAKLAANLVAQGKTDFTAEELEQLINVYVAMAQASKEKEKPLTTSSFLYEGGPSKRPDNKADRRDDSHSKDSSDNVESNALEGLTDSDLQTLLQNFKDLSNEEQLHLISHLKKLEKTDPLRVEKLRRYVNLDDEPSGNDPRKDYYDDLDDDQHYQNVREFDDVQPDDSDIGNPDIRNPIKSLVSGGYRSPDPYSQKKLLDSEDEDDYSYDDVVRAASKNLPPSSNKPSTSSATPRNDFMSDNYDASSNFSRTSNDYNSQKEMQNTISNMMSSLPKSNFGQAQNYNNPINTIGQMPGEPRKQSSIYDNHPNPVYGNQIPVAVRPPTAPTEPFMNQNRPQFAPIQTANTSMNSMPYYYQQQMRAQQQNAQPTQQQQQQQMRMGYPGVPGGGQFGGQAGMPPGPNGQNPYMWQQQQQQQQQAPPQGGAPQYPYGNNFY from the exons ATGGCTGATAGTCCTGTAGAAATCGAAGACGACAACGTTATAGCCAAGACTAAG ACCGAACAGGATGTTGAAGAGCACGTTCTCGGCAGCACCGTGCAACTCTCGGACGGTACCCAGGGTCGGGTGTTTAGTCGATCTGGTCGCAACAAGGAGGGCCAAATCGTGTACTCGTGTCACCTGTGCGGAGTGGCCAACCTGCCGGGAGAGCGGGTCCTGCAGACCCACATTGCTGGCCGGAAGCACCAGAGCCGGCTGAGCATGCCAATCGTGGATGCCGAACAATTTCGGACCTCCACCGCGCCGAAGGTGGTGAAGA TCCAAATGGACATTGCCCCGGGAGAGCCGGTTCCACCGGGCATGGAGAACGAGGTTAAGCCCGTTGCCCAGCTGCAGGCCACGATCGACAAGTTCAAGTCCGGCCCGATGGTCGGGCTGGAGTACATCATGGAGCTGACGTCCAGCTGCGCCAAGGAACCCAGCTACCAGTGTATACTGTGCGACAAAAAGGGCGATCCCCGCACCGTGATGGTTCACATCACCAGCTTCACCCACCGTATGAAGTTTTTG gaAAAGCACTACCCAACCGTGATCAACGAGTTGGCTCCGTTCCGGGCCCAGAGGGGTGCTCTGGTCAAGGAAATCCTGAACCGTGCAATTCAAACGGTATGCGAAGCCATCGAGGACCACCACGGCCGGTTGACGCCGAATGTGCATGAATCCAACGACTATTACCGGAACAAGATGAAGTACCTACAGGAAGTGCTGTTCGATAAGCACTTTGACGAACGTACTGGACCCAAGTTTGTCGAGGTGATCGACAAGAAGCTGCTCCAGGAACAGCTGGATGCAAGCGGCGGAGGCGGACCGAGAATTCTGGAAAAAGATCCATCCCCTCCGGTTGTTGCCGCACCGCAGAGGAAAGCCCGTTCCGGTCGAGCCGATCGTAAAAGTTTGGACTCGATCTCAAGCATTGATTCGGTGCAGAGTATCTCTTCTGG GGAATCCAAAAGCAAAACACGAATTGTACCTCCGAGGGAAGGTGGTGGCGGTGGCGTCGTTGGTTTCGATTCATCTATTTTTCCACGTCGCGTTTATCATCCAGCGTCCTATCGCGATTTCGACTCGAGACGTAGTCCGGACCCATCCAGACGCAGTCCAGAAAGCCGTCGCAGTGTGGACCGCCGGCCAGGTTCTCCGTTACGTCGTAACAGTTCCGAGCGCCGTAGAAGTCCAAACCGACGCAGAAGTCCGTTGCCGTTCCGTCGCAGCCCAATCGAGCGGCATCGTAGCCGCAGTCCACGTCGACATCGTTCACCCCCGCCAAGGCGTCGCCCGTCTCCCTTCCGACCTTCCAGGCGGTCTCCGCCTCCACGAAGGCGAAGATCGAGAACTCCAGAAAAAGAGGTACGCAGCGCCGTCCCAACACCGAAGGAGCTGGCTATACAAGCTTCGGCAATCGCTCACGAACGCTACAAGTGGGAAAAGTATCGCTGCTCTCTGGAGATCGCCGTTACATTGCTAGAGAAGACTTACAAGGAACACGAGAAAAATCCCGAGAAGCATCCTCTCTACCCGGAAGAATGGAAAAAGTTTTGGAACCGGCGCTACAAAGAACTCCAGGCTGAAAAGAAGGATCCTTCAAAGCATGATTTTAAACCCGAGTGGATAGAGTACTGGACAAAGCGCATGAAAGACTTGCATAACGAAgatattgaaaagaaaaagcAGGAACTCAAGAAAAAGTTAAACCTTCCCAACGAGGAAGATGATAAGCTAAGCTCGCTTAAAGAGCAGTACATACTTAAAGTTTCTCAGAAGAAAAAATCCAACACGGAGCCAATCGAATCGAGCGAGGACGAAGCCATGAGCTCTAGACCGAGACGTGTGTCACGAAGTCCGATCAGCGATGCCGAGCTAGATTGTGATTCTCGACACAGCCGCAAAAGAACCACCAGCCGGGAAAGGGAGCGAGAAAGAGATCGCGATCGGGATCGTGAACGTCATCGTTCTTCATCGTACGCAGCGCAGGACAACTACGACGACTGGGCCAAGAATTACTACGGTCCCAACAAGAAGGTGTTTGTTCGTAATGAACTGAACGTCGAGGATTCCACCCCGCTCAATTTCGTGGCCGTGTGCCGTTTGCTTACGGCTCTGGAAGATCACCTGGGTAGTTTGGGTCCAAAGGTGATCGATCTGTTGTCCAAATCGCTAGCTCTGGAGAAGGTAAAAGCTAACAGCGCGGACGATTTACTGTTGAACGAAGACAACTGTATGTTCTTGGAGActgttaaagaaaaattgaaaggtCATTTGATGGCTGACATGCTGGAAAAGCACAAGATTGTACCGGTAAAGAAAGCTATCAAAAACATTGCCAGTCTGTTGCATGAAGCGTCCAAAAAGGAAAAGATGATACCGATTGTTGAGAACATGGGTGAAGCGCCAACACTCCCGACAACTGAATCAGGCACTCTGGACAAGGCAGCGATTGCAGCAAAACTGGCTGCCAACTTGGTAGCTCAAGGCAAAACAGACTTTACCGCGGAAGAGTTGGAGCAGCTCATTAATGTTTATGTGGCCATGGCCCAAGCATCGAAGGAAAAAGAAAAGCCTCTCACGACAAGCAGTTTTCTCTACGAAGGTGGTCCATCAAAACGACCTGATAACAAAGCAGATCGTAGAGATGACAGCCATTCCAAGGATAGCTCTGATAACGTCGAATCCAATGCCCTGGAAGGTTTAACCGATTCCGATTTACAAACGCTGCTTCAGAATTTCAAAGACCTTTCCAACGAAGAGCAGTTACACTTAATATCACATctcaaaaaacttgaaaaaaccgATCCACTGAGGGTGGAAAAACTTCGTAGATATGTGAATTTGGACGATGAACCGTCCGGTAATGACCCGAGGAAAGACTACTACGACGACCTCGATGACGATCAGCACTACCAAAACGTTCGGGAGTTTGACGATGTTCAACCGGACGACTCTGACATTGGCAATCCTGACATTCGAAATCCTATCAAATCTTTGGTATCTGGAGGCTACAGAAGTCCCGATCCGTACAGTCAGAAAAAGTTGCTCGATTCAGAAGACGAAGACGATTACAGCTATGACGATGTTGTTCGGGCCGCCTCTAAAAATCTACCCCCTTCCAGCAACAAACCCAGCACCAGCTCAGCAACTCCACGTAACGACTTCATGAGCGACAATTACGATGCCAGCTCAAACTTTTCTCGCACTAGTAACGATTACAACAGCCAGAAGGAAATGCAAAACACTATCTCCAATATGATGAGTTCCCTGCCGAAATCCAACTTCGGGCAGGCACAAAACTACAACAACCCGATCAACACCATCGGCCAAATGCCCGGCGAACCACGAAAACAATCTTCTATTTACGATAACCATCCGAATCCGGTCTACGGAAATCAAATCCCGGTCGCAGTAAGACCTCCCACAGCACCAACAGAACCGTTTATGAACCAAAATCGACCACAATTCGCACCGATCCAGACGGCCAACACCAGCATGAACAGCATGCCCTACTACTATCAACAGCAGATGCGTGCCCAGCAGCAAAATGCTCAACCaactcaacagcagcagcagcagcagatgcGAATGGGCTATCCGGGTGTTCCCGGAGGTGGTCAGTTCGGTGGTCAAGCTGGTATGCCGCCTGGACCCAACGGCCAGAACCCCTACATGtggcaacagcagcagcaacaacagcaacaagcACCACCGCAGGGAGGTGCCCCGCAGTACCCATATGGTAACAACTTCTATTAG